A part of Streptomyces sp. NBC_01497 genomic DNA contains:
- a CDS encoding phosphoketolase family protein, with protein MRKAKTAAGQLTEADLATLDAHWRAANYLAVGQIYLMANPLLREPLAPEHIKPRLLGHWGTSPGLNLVHTHVNRIVKERGIDALAVWGPGHGGPAVLANSWLEGSYSETYPGIGRDAAGMERLFRQFSFPGGVPSHVAPETPGSIHEGGELGYSLAHAYGAALDNPGLLVACVVGDGEAETGPLAASWHANKFLDPVHDGAVLPVLHLNGYKIANPTVLARLPEAELDGLLRGYGHEPIHVTGDQPLAVHRAMAEAMDRAVDTIAAIQRAARDEGATERPRWPMIVLRTPKGWTGPAEVDGLPVEGTWRAHQVPLSGVRTNPDHLRQLEAWLRSYRPEELFDATGAPLPELLRFVPEGTRRLGATPYANGGLMLRELPLPPLTKYAVAVDKPGTVLHEPTRVLGALLEDVMAATEGRRDFRVVGADETASNRLEALYEATGKAWEGLTRPTDEHLARGGRVMEVLSEHLCQGWLEGYLLTGRHGLFSSYEAFAHIVDSMVNQHIKWLRTSRRLAWRRPIASLNYLLTSHVWRQDHNGFSHQDPGFVDHVLNKSPEVVRVYLPPDTNTLLSVADHSLRSRDYVNVIVAGKQPTFDWLTMEEAIAHCTRGAGAWDWAGTEDGTREPDVVLACAGDVPTQETLAAADLLRRHLPALSVRVVNVVDMARLMPNEEHPHGMTESEYDALFTRDKPVIFAYHGYPWLIHRLTYRRFGHANLHVRGYKEEGTTTTPFDMVVRNDLDRYRLVMDVLDRVPGLGVRSVALRQAMSDVRTRHQAWIREHGTDLPEVAEWTWRG; from the coding sequence ATGCGCAAGGCGAAGACCGCGGCAGGGCAGCTGACCGAGGCCGACCTGGCGACTCTGGACGCACACTGGCGTGCCGCCAACTACCTGGCCGTCGGCCAGATCTACCTGATGGCCAACCCGCTGCTCCGCGAGCCCCTGGCGCCCGAGCACATCAAGCCGCGGCTGCTCGGGCACTGGGGCACGTCGCCCGGGCTCAACCTGGTGCACACGCACGTGAACCGGATCGTCAAGGAGCGCGGGATCGACGCGCTGGCCGTCTGGGGCCCCGGCCATGGCGGGCCCGCCGTCCTCGCCAACTCCTGGCTGGAGGGCTCGTATTCGGAGACGTATCCGGGCATCGGCCGGGACGCCGCGGGCATGGAGCGGCTGTTTCGCCAGTTCTCCTTCCCAGGCGGTGTGCCGAGCCACGTCGCACCCGAGACGCCGGGCTCCATCCACGAGGGCGGCGAACTCGGGTACTCGCTGGCCCACGCGTACGGCGCCGCGCTGGACAACCCCGGCCTGCTGGTCGCCTGCGTCGTCGGTGACGGCGAGGCGGAGACGGGGCCGCTCGCGGCGTCCTGGCACGCCAACAAGTTCCTCGATCCGGTCCACGACGGGGCGGTGCTGCCCGTCCTCCACCTCAACGGGTACAAGATCGCGAACCCGACGGTCCTGGCACGCCTGCCCGAGGCCGAACTCGACGGCCTGCTGCGCGGATACGGCCACGAGCCGATCCACGTCACCGGCGACCAGCCGCTCGCCGTGCACCGGGCGATGGCCGAGGCCATGGACCGCGCGGTGGACACCATCGCCGCGATCCAGCGCGCCGCCCGCGACGAAGGTGCGACCGAGCGCCCCCGCTGGCCCATGATCGTCCTGCGCACCCCGAAGGGCTGGACCGGCCCCGCCGAGGTGGACGGCCTCCCGGTGGAAGGGACGTGGCGGGCCCACCAGGTGCCGCTCAGCGGGGTCCGCACCAACCCCGACCACCTGCGCCAGCTGGAGGCGTGGCTGCGCTCGTACCGGCCGGAGGAGCTCTTCGACGCGACCGGCGCGCCCCTGCCCGAGCTGCTGCGCTTCGTACCGGAGGGCACGCGCCGGCTCGGCGCCACGCCGTACGCCAACGGCGGGCTGATGCTGCGCGAGCTGCCGCTTCCGCCGCTGACGAAGTACGCGGTGGCCGTCGACAAGCCGGGCACGGTCCTGCACGAACCCACCAGGGTGCTCGGCGCGCTGCTGGAGGACGTGATGGCGGCGACCGAGGGCCGCCGCGACTTCCGTGTCGTGGGGGCCGACGAGACCGCGTCCAACCGCCTCGAAGCGCTCTACGAGGCGACCGGCAAGGCGTGGGAGGGGCTGACCCGGCCCACCGACGAACACCTCGCCCGGGGCGGCCGGGTGATGGAGGTCCTCTCCGAACACCTCTGCCAGGGCTGGCTCGAAGGCTATCTCCTGACGGGCCGTCATGGCCTGTTCTCCAGCTACGAGGCGTTCGCGCACATCGTGGACTCGATGGTCAACCAGCACATCAAGTGGCTGCGGACCTCGCGCAGGCTGGCCTGGCGCCGCCCCATCGCCTCGCTCAACTACCTGCTGACCTCGCACGTGTGGCGCCAGGACCACAACGGCTTCTCGCACCAGGACCCGGGCTTCGTCGACCACGTCCTCAACAAGAGCCCCGAGGTGGTGCGGGTGTACCTGCCGCCTGACACCAACACCCTGCTCTCCGTGGCCGATCACTCGCTGCGCAGCCGTGACTACGTCAACGTCATCGTGGCAGGCAAGCAGCCCACCTTCGACTGGCTCACGATGGAGGAGGCGATCGCCCACTGCACCAGGGGCGCGGGCGCCTGGGACTGGGCGGGCACCGAGGACGGCACCCGCGAACCTGACGTGGTTCTCGCCTGCGCCGGCGACGTCCCCACGCAGGAGACGCTGGCGGCGGCCGACCTGCTGCGGCGGCACCTGCCCGCGCTGTCGGTGCGCGTCGTGAACGTGGTCGACATGGCCCGGCTGATGCCGAACGAGGAGCACCCGCACGGCATGACCGAGTCCGAGTACGACGCGCTCTTCACCCGCGACAAGCCCGTCATCTTCGCCTACCACGGCTACCCGTGGCTGATCCACCGGCTGACCTACCGTCGATTCGGCCACGCGAACCTGCACGTCCGCGGGTACAAGGAGGAGGGCACCACCACCACGCCCTTCGACATGGTCGTCAGGAACGACCTGGACCGCTACCGGCTGGTGATGGACGTGCTGGACCGGGTCCCCGGCCTCGGCGTACGGTCCGTCGCGCTGCGCCAGGCGATGTCCGACGTGCGCACCCGGCACCAGGCGTGGATCCGCGAGCACGGCACGGACCTGCCCGAGGTCGCGGAGTGGACCTGGAGGGGCTGA
- a CDS encoding NADP-dependent succinic semialdehyde dehydrogenase — protein sequence MPIATVNPATGETLKTFDPMGPEEIERRISTADSTFRTYRTTSFQERAHLLNRAADLLEQDAPGIGRTIATEMGKPVGQARAEAAKCARSMRWYAAHAEDLLADEHPAEADVKDSGGARAHVAYRPLGVVLAVMPWNFPLWQVVRFAAPALMAGNVGLLKHASNVPQTALYLEDLFRRAGFPEGCFQTLLIGSGAVENVVRDRRVAAATLTGSEPAGRAVASAAGDEIKKTVMELGGSDPFVVMPSADVTKAARTAVTARVQNTGQSCIAAKRFIVHTDVYDAFAALFTATMRDLSVGDPLDEDTDVGPLSSEQGRADIEELVDDAREKGATVLCGGRRPGGGGAGWFYEPTVISGITDAMRIHQEETFGPVATLYRVADLDEAVAVANDTPFGLSSNVWTRDENEMRRFARDLEAGGVFFNGMTASHPAFPFGGVKRSGYGRELAGHGIREFCNITTVWYGPTD from the coding sequence ATGCCGATCGCAACGGTGAACCCCGCCACGGGGGAGACGCTCAAAACTTTCGACCCGATGGGGCCCGAGGAGATCGAGCGCAGGATCAGCACGGCGGACAGCACGTTCCGTACCTACCGCACCACGTCGTTCCAGGAACGCGCGCATCTCCTGAACCGGGCCGCCGACCTGCTGGAACAGGACGCCCCCGGCATCGGCCGCACCATCGCCACCGAGATGGGCAAACCGGTCGGGCAGGCCAGGGCCGAGGCCGCGAAGTGCGCCAGGTCCATGCGCTGGTACGCGGCGCACGCCGAGGACCTGCTGGCCGACGAGCACCCGGCGGAGGCGGACGTGAAGGACTCCGGCGGCGCGCGGGCGCACGTGGCGTACCGGCCGCTGGGTGTGGTGCTCGCCGTGATGCCGTGGAACTTCCCGCTCTGGCAGGTCGTACGGTTCGCCGCCCCGGCGCTCATGGCGGGCAACGTCGGCCTGCTCAAGCACGCCTCGAACGTTCCGCAGACCGCCCTCTACCTGGAGGACCTCTTCCGCCGTGCGGGCTTCCCCGAGGGCTGCTTCCAGACCCTGCTGATCGGTTCCGGCGCCGTCGAGAACGTCGTGCGCGACCGTCGCGTCGCCGCCGCGACCCTGACGGGGAGCGAGCCCGCCGGGCGGGCCGTGGCCTCGGCCGCCGGCGACGAGATCAAGAAGACCGTGATGGAGCTCGGTGGCAGCGACCCGTTCGTCGTGATGCCGTCCGCCGATGTGACCAAGGCGGCCAGGACGGCCGTGACCGCGCGGGTCCAGAACACCGGGCAGTCGTGCATCGCCGCGAAGCGGTTCATCGTCCACACCGACGTCTACGACGCGTTCGCCGCACTGTTCACGGCCACGATGCGGGACCTGAGTGTCGGCGACCCGCTGGACGAGGACACCGATGTCGGCCCGCTCTCCAGCGAGCAGGGCCGCGCCGACATCGAGGAACTCGTCGACGACGCCCGCGAGAAGGGCGCGACCGTGCTGTGCGGCGGCAGGCGTCCGGGCGGGGGCGGGGCGGGCTGGTTCTACGAGCCGACCGTGATCAGCGGTATCACGGACGCGATGCGCATCCACCAGGAGGAGACCTTCGGTCCGGTCGCCACCCTCTACCGGGTGGCGGACCTCGACGAGGCCGTCGCCGTCGCCAACGACACGCCGTTCGGGCTCAGTTCGAACGTGTGGACCCGGGACGAGAACGAGATGCGGCGCTTCGCACGCGACCTGGAGGCGGGCGGTGTGTTCTTCAACGGCATGACGGCGTCGCACCCCGCCTTCCCGTTCGGCGGTGTCAAGCGCTCCGGTTACGGCCGCGAACTCGCGGGCCATGGCATCCGCGAGTTCTGCAACATCACCACCGTCTGGTACGGCCCGACCGACTGA
- a CDS encoding transketolase, which yields MDTRELTELAQQLRVDSVRVADRAGSGHPTSSMSAADLMAVLLANHLRYDFDHPDHPGNDRMIFSKGHASPLLYSMYLAAGAIDEDEFLTYRTHGSRLEGHPTPRLPWVDVATGSLGQGLPIAVGMALADQRLDHTSDRMWVLCGDSEMAEGSIWEAAEHAGNQHLDDLTLIIDVNRLGQRGPTRHQRDLDAYGRRLRAFDWHTVEIDGHDVDAVERAFKDAESTAGKPTAIIAGTRKGRGVHAVEDREGMHGKPLKDAEEAIEELGGRRSIRVSVAPPPAAPEEAAPRPRPLALPRYEIGGTVPTRDAFGEALTALGHAYENVVVLDGEVGDSTRAEYFAKEHPQRYFECYIAEQQMVAAAVGMQALGRVPYAVTFAAFLTRAHDFLRMAAVSRASLNVVGSHAGVSIGEDGPSQMGVEDLAMFRAIHGSTVLQPCDANQTARLVAATHDLEGIRYLRTMRGGTPVIYGPDEEFPIGGSKILRQSDADRVTLIGTGVTVHECLAAADTLAQQGIAARVIDMYSLKPVDENTLSAAAEDTDCLVTVEDHHPQGGLGDAVAETFADGRPAPRRLVRLAVKTMPGSATGEEQRRAAGIDAESIGAGVRLLVEKIIR from the coding sequence ATGGACACCCGTGAACTGACAGAACTCGCACAACAGTTGAGGGTCGACTCGGTACGGGTCGCCGACCGGGCGGGCTCGGGGCACCCGACCTCCTCGATGTCGGCCGCCGACCTGATGGCCGTGCTGCTGGCCAACCACCTCCGCTACGACTTCGACCACCCGGACCACCCCGGCAACGACCGGATGATCTTCTCCAAGGGACACGCCTCCCCGCTGCTGTACTCGATGTACCTCGCGGCAGGCGCGATCGACGAGGACGAGTTCCTCACCTACCGCACCCACGGCAGCCGGCTTGAGGGGCACCCCACGCCCCGGCTGCCGTGGGTCGACGTCGCGACCGGCTCCCTCGGCCAGGGCCTGCCCATCGCTGTGGGCATGGCGCTCGCCGACCAGCGCCTCGACCACACGTCGGACCGGATGTGGGTGCTCTGCGGCGACAGCGAGATGGCGGAGGGTTCCATCTGGGAGGCCGCCGAGCACGCGGGCAACCAGCACCTGGACGACCTGACGCTGATCATCGACGTCAACCGGCTCGGACAGCGCGGGCCCACGCGTCACCAGCGCGATCTCGACGCCTACGGCAGGCGCCTGCGCGCCTTCGACTGGCACACCGTCGAGATCGACGGCCATGACGTCGACGCCGTCGAGCGTGCCTTCAAGGATGCCGAGTCGACCGCGGGAAAGCCCACCGCCATCATCGCGGGCACCCGCAAGGGCCGGGGTGTGCACGCCGTCGAGGACCGCGAGGGCATGCACGGCAAGCCGCTCAAGGACGCCGAGGAGGCCATCGAGGAGCTCGGTGGCCGGCGCTCGATCCGCGTTTCCGTCGCGCCGCCGCCGGCCGCCCCCGAGGAAGCCGCGCCGCGCCCCAGGCCGCTGGCGCTGCCGCGCTACGAGATCGGTGGGACGGTGCCCACCCGTGACGCCTTCGGCGAGGCGCTCACCGCACTCGGCCACGCGTACGAGAACGTCGTCGTGCTCGACGGCGAGGTCGGCGACTCCACCCGGGCGGAGTACTTCGCGAAGGAGCACCCGCAGCGCTACTTCGAGTGCTACATCGCGGAGCAGCAGATGGTGGCTGCCGCCGTCGGCATGCAGGCCCTCGGGCGCGTCCCGTACGCGGTCACCTTCGCGGCCTTCCTGACCCGCGCCCATGACTTCCTGCGCATGGCGGCCGTCAGCCGCGCCTCGCTCAACGTGGTCGGTTCGCACGCGGGTGTCTCGATCGGTGAGGACGGCCCGTCCCAGATGGGTGTCGAGGATCTCGCGATGTTCCGCGCGATCCACGGCTCCACGGTGCTCCAGCCCTGTGACGCCAACCAGACCGCCCGCCTCGTCGCGGCGACGCACGATCTGGAGGGCATCCGCTACCTGCGCACGATGCGCGGCGGCACCCCGGTCATCTACGGGCCGGACGAGGAGTTCCCGATCGGCGGCAGCAAGATCCTGCGGCAGTCCGACGCGGACCGTGTCACCCTCATCGGCACCGGGGTCACGGTGCACGAGTGCCTGGCGGCCGCCGACACGCTCGCCCAGCAGGGCATCGCGGCGCGCGTGATCGACATGTACTCGCTCAAGCCCGTGGACGAGAACACCCTCTCGGCCGCGGCCGAGGACACCGACTGCCTGGTCACCGTCGAGGACCACCATCCGCAGGGCGGTCTCGGCGACGCCGTGGCCGAGACGTTCGCGGACGGCAGGCCCGCGCCGCGGCGCCTGGTGCGGCTCGCGGTGAAGACGATGCCGGGGTCCGCCACCGGCGAGGAGCAGCGCCGGGCCGCGGGCATCGACGCGGAGTCGATCGGCGCGGGCGTGCGGCTGCTCGTAGAGAAGATCATCCGCTGA
- a CDS encoding NAD(P)/FAD-dependent oxidoreductase: MSRQRIVIVGAGFAGYETARTLSHRMGDRVEIVLLNPTDYFLYLPLLPQVAAGVLEPRRVTVSLPGTLPRVRLVLGLADDIDLEAGRVGYTDPEGRRGTLSYDRLVLTVGSVNKLLPIPGVAEHAHGFRGLAEALYLRDHVTRQIELAAATDDRRECAARSTFVVVGAGYTGTEVAAQGKMFTDALVRKQRVWRQGGKPRWLLLDIASRVLPELDHRLSETADQVLRRRGVEVRTGTSVAEATHDGITLDDGDHICTRTLVWCVGVRPDPLVSELGLPVEHGRLVVDAALNVPGRPEVFACGDAAAVPDLTRPGQYTPMTAQHSSRQGKVAGRNVAASLGDGHRELYKHSDLGFVVDLGGAQAAANPLGVPLSGPLAGAVTRGYHLAAMPGNRVRVAADWLLDAALPRQAVQLGLVRSGAVPLESSSPAAGAITGAGRR, translated from the coding sequence GTGAGCCGACAACGAATCGTCATCGTCGGAGCGGGATTCGCCGGGTACGAGACGGCGCGGACCCTCAGCCACCGGATGGGGGACCGGGTGGAGATCGTCCTGCTCAACCCGACCGACTACTTCCTCTATCTGCCGCTGCTGCCCCAGGTGGCCGCGGGCGTCCTGGAGCCCCGCCGGGTCACGGTCTCCCTGCCGGGGACCCTGCCGCGCGTACGGCTCGTGCTCGGCCTGGCCGACGACATCGACCTGGAGGCGGGCCGCGTCGGCTACACGGACCCCGAGGGCCGGCGCGGCACTCTGTCCTACGACCGGCTGGTGCTGACCGTCGGCAGCGTCAACAAGCTGCTGCCGATCCCCGGTGTGGCCGAGCACGCGCACGGTTTCCGCGGTCTCGCCGAGGCCCTGTACCTGCGGGACCACGTGACCCGGCAGATCGAACTGGCCGCCGCCACCGACGACCGGCGCGAGTGCGCGGCCCGTTCCACATTCGTCGTGGTGGGCGCCGGGTACACCGGCACCGAGGTGGCCGCCCAGGGAAAGATGTTCACCGACGCGCTCGTACGCAAGCAGCGCGTGTGGCGCCAGGGCGGCAAGCCGCGCTGGCTCCTGCTGGACATCGCGTCGCGGGTCCTGCCGGAGCTCGACCACCGCCTGTCCGAGACCGCGGACCAGGTTCTGCGGCGGCGGGGGGTCGAGGTGCGCACGGGTACCTCCGTCGCGGAGGCCACCCACGACGGCATCACGCTCGACGACGGTGACCACATCTGCACCCGCACCCTCGTGTGGTGCGTGGGGGTACGGCCCGACCCGCTGGTCTCCGAACTCGGGCTGCCGGTCGAACACGGCAGGCTCGTGGTCGACGCGGCGCTGAACGTACCGGGCCGGCCCGAAGTGTTCGCGTGCGGCGACGCCGCCGCCGTGCCGGATCTGACGCGGCCGGGCCAGTACACCCCGATGACCGCACAGCACTCGTCCCGGCAGGGCAAGGTGGCGGGCCGCAACGTCGCGGCCTCGCTCGGGGACGGTCATCGCGAGCTGTACAAGCACAGCGACCTCGGATTCGTCGTGGATCTCGGCGGCGCCCAGGCGGCCGCCAATCCGCTCGGTGTGCCGCTGTCCGGGCCCCTCGCCGGTGCGGTGACGCGCGGCTACCACCTGGCCGCCATGCCCGGCAACCGGGTGCGGGTCGCCGCGGACTGGCTGCTGGACGCCGCGCTGCCCCGGCAGGCGGTCCAGCTCGGCCTGGTCCGCTCGGGCGCGGTACCGCTGGAGTCGTCGTCACCGGCCGCCGGCGCCATCACGGGAGCGGGCAGGAGGTGA